From Nitrospirota bacterium, a single genomic window includes:
- a CDS encoding peptidyl-prolyl cis-trans isomerase: MIMHRPFITMPPSRLHCAVLCALSLLAPISLLSAAQVQDRIVAIVNSDLIMQSDMKRELAPERERIQKEYRGEALAHRLRTVEYMALTSMIERKLQLQEAKAKGVEVSDQEVRQALQQMKQQGETIDETNPANLKNVREQLILLKVVDREVRSGVMVADSDMKRYFQEHHDRFALPEEYTLSQILLKPRSPDDTADAKAKAAEITALLKRGEPFEDLALRFSDGPNASRGGRLGLVRQGELLPGIERAIAKLVPGGISDTIETSEGLHIVRLEDKQPKQFRPYEEVRVEIQGLVFQQKSEDVFQSWLAELKNKAYIEIKFESAPSGPPTTGPAPRPSSTSKE, encoded by the coding sequence ATGATCATGCACCGTCCCTTCATCACGATGCCCCCGTCCCGACTACACTGCGCGGTCCTCTGCGCGCTGTCGCTGCTCGCACCAATCTCCCTGCTTTCAGCCGCGCAGGTACAAGACCGGATCGTCGCGATCGTCAACTCGGACCTCATCATGCAGTCCGATATGAAGCGTGAACTGGCCCCGGAACGGGAACGGATTCAGAAGGAATATCGCGGCGAAGCCCTCGCACACCGGCTCAGGACGGTGGAATATATGGCGCTGACCTCGATGATCGAGCGCAAACTCCAGCTCCAGGAAGCCAAGGCCAAAGGGGTCGAGGTCTCCGACCAGGAGGTCCGGCAGGCGCTTCAGCAGATGAAGCAGCAGGGGGAAACGATCGACGAGACGAATCCGGCCAACCTGAAAAATGTCCGGGAACAGCTGATCCTGCTCAAGGTCGTCGACCGGGAAGTGCGGAGCGGGGTGATGGTCGCGGACTCCGACATGAAACGCTACTTCCAGGAACACCATGACCGGTTCGCGCTCCCGGAGGAGTACACCCTCAGCCAGATTCTCCTCAAGCCCCGGTCGCCTGACGATACGGCCGACGCCAAAGCCAAAGCGGCCGAGATCACGGCCCTGCTCAAACGGGGGGAGCCCTTCGAAGATCTGGCGTTGCGTTTTTCAGACGGGCCGAACGCCTCGCGCGGAGGGCGCCTGGGCTTGGTGCGGCAGGGAGAACTCTTGCCGGGCATCGAACGAGCCATCGCGAAGCTCGTGCCAGGCGGCATCTCGGATACGATCGAAACCTCCGAGGGGCTCCATATCGTTCGCCTGGAAGACAAACAACCCAAACAGTTTCGGCCGTACGAGGAAGTCCGCGTTGAAATCCAGGGACTCGTTTTTCAGCAGAAAAGCGAAGACGTCTTTCAATCGTGGCTGGCAGAGCTCAAGAACAAAGCCTATATCGAGATCAAGTTCGAATCCGCTCCTTCAGGGCCGCCCACAACCGGTCCCGCCCCTCGCCCGTCGTCGACGAGTAAGGAATAG
- a CDS encoding peptidylprolyl isomerase — translation MTRPSNVSRNFATLRFLAVLSCAIGGSLLSLTGCTPPPEEGVVALVNGRQITQNEFEARWEELSDATRSRYEKEGGKRRFLDELITRELLMQEARKQGIDQNDVVRDRTQRYREQLILDELLRSLVKTKIELSDEELDAFYAKHAHELLTALKVQVSQMLLPSLPAAKDVEAQINRGGDFAKFAQRYSLDNKTKSKGGDLGPYHKNLVLPEVDAVLQTLKPGTVSAPIKAEAGYYLVMVTALDKEMIQADLAIRERLRQELLNEKRRKRFDDALVDIRAKAIVRLADASRYVADDVGTR, via the coding sequence ATGACTCGACCATCCAACGTTTCCAGAAACTTCGCCACCCTCCGTTTTCTCGCTGTGCTGTCTTGCGCCATCGGAGGGAGCCTCCTATCGCTTACCGGCTGCACACCGCCGCCGGAAGAAGGCGTGGTCGCCCTCGTCAACGGCCGGCAGATCACGCAGAACGAATTCGAAGCCCGCTGGGAAGAACTGTCCGACGCCACCAGGTCCCGGTATGAGAAAGAAGGGGGAAAGCGCCGTTTTCTCGACGAGCTCATCACCCGCGAACTGCTGATGCAGGAAGCGCGCAAGCAAGGGATTGATCAAAACGACGTCGTCCGGGATCGGACCCAGCGCTATCGGGAACAACTGATTCTCGACGAGCTCCTCAGAAGCCTGGTCAAAACCAAGATCGAACTCTCGGACGAAGAATTGGACGCCTTTTACGCGAAGCATGCCCACGAACTCCTGACCGCCTTGAAGGTGCAAGTGTCCCAAATGCTGCTCCCCAGCCTCCCCGCCGCGAAGGATGTCGAAGCGCAGATCAACCGGGGCGGAGACTTTGCCAAATTTGCGCAGCGCTATTCCCTCGACAACAAAACGAAATCCAAAGGAGGCGATCTCGGCCCCTACCACAAGAATTTAGTCCTCCCAGAGGTCGACGCGGTCTTGCAAACCCTCAAGCCAGGAACGGTCAGTGCGCCGATCAAGGCGGAGGCCGGCTATTACCTCGTCATGGTCACGGCCCTCGACAAAGAAATGATCCAGGCGGACTTAGCCATTCGGGAACGCCTCCGGCAGGAACTGCTCAACGAAAAACGCCGAAAACGGTTTGACGACGCGCTCGTGGACATCCGTGCGAAAGCGATCGTCCGCCTGGCCGATGCCTCACGCTATGTCGCCGACGACGTCGGCACCCGCTGA